The uncultured Desulfuromonas sp. genome has a segment encoding these proteins:
- the rpsU gene encoding 30S ribosomal protein S21: MEIQVLDNNVEKAIRVLKRKLQQEGLFREMKQRKFYEKPSVKRKRKEKEAQRRLRKKMRMMNTD; the protein is encoded by the coding sequence GTGGAAATTCAAGTTCTTGACAACAACGTTGAAAAAGCGATTCGCGTTCTCAAGCGTAAATTGCAACAAGAGGGACTTTTCCGTGAAATGAAGCAGCGCAAGTTTTACGAGAAACCGAGCGTAAAACGCAAGCGTAAGGAAAAAGAAGCTCAACGTCGTCTGCGTAAAAAAATGCGCATGATGAACACGGACTGA
- a CDS encoding glyceraldehyde-3-phosphate dehydrogenase produces the protein MESNKAEEYLNDWTERVDLAEQMVPIIGSLYRKQGVNINIYGRTLVNRTPVGILRAHRFARQILDSEISVRDSFPILEAVNNLELAPGKVDIGKLTRRYEQQDNGLSVADFVAKELAEINTGVATVLDEPRDVVLYGFGRIGRLLARILIEQTGGGHKLRVRAAVVRKGSEDDLCKRASLLRRDSVHGRFQGVIKVDEEQNAIIANGNMIKIIYSDAPENIDYTEYGINNAIVIDNTGKWRDREGLGRHLKAKGVSKVILTAPGKGDIPNIVFGVNNELIAQEKEIYSAASCTTNAIVPVLKAVEDKFGIISGHVETCHSYTNDQNLIDNYHKKPRRGRGAPLNMVLTETGAAKAVAKALPELAGKLTGNAIRVPTPNVSMAILNLTLKKGTTVEELNTHLRDVSLDSPLQDQIDYTNSPEVVSSDFVGSQYAGVVDSLATIVDGDRCVLYVWYDNEYGYSCQVVGLLKEIVGLNLPTLPR, from the coding sequence ATGGAGAGCAACAAGGCGGAAGAGTATTTAAACGACTGGACTGAACGCGTCGACCTGGCAGAGCAAATGGTGCCGATTATCGGCAGCCTGTATCGCAAACAAGGCGTCAACATCAACATTTATGGCCGCACCCTGGTCAACAGAACTCCGGTTGGCATCTTGCGGGCCCATCGTTTTGCCCGCCAGATCCTCGACAGCGAAATTTCCGTTCGCGACAGCTTCCCCATCCTTGAAGCCGTTAACAACCTCGAGCTGGCTCCCGGCAAGGTTGACATCGGCAAGCTGACCCGCCGTTATGAGCAGCAGGATAACGGCCTGAGCGTTGCCGATTTTGTCGCCAAAGAGTTGGCGGAAATCAACACCGGCGTCGCCACCGTTCTCGATGAGCCGCGTGACGTGGTCCTTTATGGCTTTGGTCGTATCGGTCGCCTGCTGGCCCGCATTCTCATCGAACAAACCGGTGGCGGCCACAAACTGCGTGTCCGTGCCGCTGTGGTTCGCAAAGGCAGTGAAGACGATCTGTGCAAGCGCGCCAGCCTGCTGCGTCGCGATTCCGTTCACGGCCGTTTCCAAGGCGTGATCAAGGTCGATGAAGAGCAAAACGCCATCATTGCCAACGGCAACATGATCAAGATCATCTACTCCGATGCTCCGGAAAACATCGACTACACCGAGTACGGCATTAACAACGCCATCGTTATCGACAACACCGGCAAATGGCGCGACCGCGAAGGTCTGGGCCGTCACCTCAAAGCCAAAGGCGTTTCCAAGGTTATTCTTACCGCTCCCGGCAAAGGCGACATTCCCAATATCGTGTTCGGTGTCAACAACGAGCTGATCGCCCAGGAAAAAGAGATCTACTCGGCAGCCAGCTGCACCACCAATGCCATCGTACCGGTGCTCAAAGCCGTTGAAGACAAATTCGGCATTATCAGTGGCCACGTTGAGACCTGCCACTCCTACACCAACGACCAGAACCTCATCGACAACTACCATAAAAAACCCCGTCGCGGTCGCGGTGCCCCGTTGAACATGGTTCTCACCGAAACCGGTGCGGCAAAAGCGGTTGCCAAAGCCCTGCCCGAGTTGGCCGGCAAACTGACCGGTAACGCCATCCGCGTGCCGACCCCCAACGTGTCCATGGCGATCCTCAACCTGACCCTGAAAAAAGGCACCACGGTTGAAGAGCTCAACACCCACCTGCGCGACGTGTCTCTCGACTCACCGCTGCAGGATCAGATCGACTACACCAATTCACCGGAAGTCGTTTCTTCCGACTTCGTCGGCTCCCAATACGCCGGTGTGGTTGATTCCCTGGCCACCATCGTTGACGGTGACCGCTGCGTGCTCTACGTCTGGTACGACAATGAGTACGGCTACAGCTGCCAGGTCGTTGGCCTGCTCAAAGAGATCGTCGGCCTCAACCTGCCGACCCTGCCGCGTTAA
- a CDS encoding TPM domain-containing protein yields the protein MRYLWLVLFSLLLCGTTTLYAFEVPRSQGYVTDLAQLIDTTTERKLEQYLRSFEDTDSTQLVVLTIADLDGLPVEQAALEVAEQWQIGQREHDNGVLLLVARDDRKVRIEVGLGLEGRLTDLLAGRIVDQELLPRFRQGQYTDGIVAGVFAISDAVRGEYKGNGSHKKRDKNPFGLLFFLLFVLPIFLPGRRRPLFWFGGFGGGGRGGFGGGGFSGGGGGFGGGGASGSW from the coding sequence ATGCGCTACTTATGGCTTGTCCTGTTCAGTCTGTTGCTGTGCGGCACGACGACGCTGTATGCCTTTGAGGTGCCCCGATCGCAAGGCTATGTCACCGATCTGGCCCAGCTCATCGACACGACCACCGAACGCAAGCTGGAACAGTACCTGCGCAGCTTTGAAGACACCGATTCCACCCAGCTGGTGGTGCTGACCATTGCCGACCTCGACGGCTTGCCGGTAGAGCAGGCGGCACTGGAGGTGGCGGAACAGTGGCAAATCGGCCAACGCGAACACGACAACGGCGTGCTGCTGCTGGTTGCTCGCGATGACCGCAAGGTGCGCATTGAGGTCGGTCTGGGGCTGGAAGGCCGTTTGACCGACCTGTTGGCCGGGCGGATTGTCGATCAGGAGCTGCTGCCGCGCTTTCGCCAGGGTCAATACACCGACGGCATCGTCGCCGGGGTCTTTGCCATCAGTGATGCCGTGCGCGGCGAGTACAAAGGCAACGGCTCTCACAAGAAGCGCGACAAAAACCCCTTTGGTCTGTTGTTCTTTCTGCTGTTCGTTCTACCGATTTTCCTGCCGGGACGCCGTCGCCCCCTGTTCTGGTTTGGCGGTTTCGGCGGCGGTGGCCGTGGCGGATTTGGCGGCGGCGGATTCAGCGGCGGAGGCGGTGGCTTCGGCGGTGGCGGCGCCTCGGGGAGCTGGTAA
- a CDS encoding LemA family protein produces the protein MFRRLLMLLITLPLLSSCGYNQIQSNEEAVFSAWGDVEATYQRRADLIPNLVETVKAYASHEKETLQSVTEARATVGKTTLTSSDLGNAAQMEQFTQAQQQMSGALSRLLVVAERYPDLKASQNFRDLQHQLEGTENRINVARQRYNDAVQRFNTSIRTFPGNITNNLLLKLERKEPFKAAAGSEVAPQVKF, from the coding sequence ATGTTCAGACGTTTATTGATGTTACTCATCACCCTGCCGCTGCTTTCATCCTGCGGCTACAACCAGATTCAAAGCAATGAAGAGGCGGTGTTCAGTGCCTGGGGCGATGTTGAAGCCACCTATCAACGCCGTGCCGATCTGATCCCCAATCTGGTGGAAACGGTCAAGGCCTATGCCTCTCACGAAAAGGAAACCCTGCAAAGCGTCACGGAAGCCCGGGCCACCGTGGGTAAAACCACGCTGACCTCCAGTGACCTGGGCAATGCCGCCCAGATGGAGCAGTTCACGCAGGCTCAGCAACAGATGTCCGGTGCGCTGTCCCGCCTGCTGGTGGTCGCGGAACGCTATCCGGACCTCAAGGCCAGCCAGAACTTCCGCGATCTGCAGCATCAGCTCGAAGGCACGGAAAACCGCATCAATGTCGCCCGTCAGCGTTACAATGATGCCGTGCAGCGCTTCAACACCTCGATCCGCACCTTTCCCGGCAACATCACCAACAACCTGTTGCTGAAGCTGGAGCGCAAGGAGCCGTTTAAGGCGGCTGCGGGCAGTGAGGTCGCGCCGCAGGTGAAATTCTGA
- a CDS encoding GNAT family N-acetyltransferase gives MHYTEIKPNEVPINLLLEADPSERIIRSYLDDSWCFVATLHGQIVGACIAKAIGTDVAEIFNISVYPEFQKRGIGSGLLRFSLQALAGKKIQRVELSTGTFGYQLAYYQRAGFRVETVVKNYFLETYPEPIIENGIQLKDMLRLYITLEPCP, from the coding sequence ATGCACTACACCGAAATCAAACCGAATGAAGTTCCAATTAATCTCTTGCTTGAAGCGGATCCGTCAGAGCGCATAATCCGTTCGTATCTCGACGATTCATGGTGCTTTGTCGCCACGCTTCATGGGCAAATCGTCGGTGCCTGTATCGCCAAGGCCATCGGAACCGACGTCGCGGAGATTTTTAACATTTCGGTGTATCCAGAGTTTCAAAAGCGAGGGATCGGTTCCGGGTTATTACGGTTTTCATTGCAGGCATTGGCAGGTAAAAAGATACAGCGGGTAGAGCTGTCTACAGGGACATTCGGCTATCAGCTGGCCTATTATCAGAGAGCCGGCTTTAGGGTTGAGACCGTGGTCAAGAATTACTTTTTAGAAACCTACCCCGAGCCAATCATCGAAAACGGCATACAACTCAAAGACATGCTAAGGCTGTACATCACCCTTGAACCATGCCCATAA
- a CDS encoding HD domain-containing phosphohydrolase codes for MLLKKISIRAAIIFTFVPLLCLSVLLILLVVKKTSEDGVYHIAKTTMAKNMDWTERYVQSIILPAQETGGYLSTQIVENSHGLTDAHLIDLMLERVRYADHLHSLYIGKPDGTFLLAGWRPLFLRYGNPKWLYVKRVYFAGSHRLEVEQWVDPHDRSHRLTQPPVEALYDPRVRPWFRMVAKEGRDQWTQPYIFYMTNKAGITFSSPIFSPQGDLYGIVGADIKIDTVSAFLNQNRFSANSVNFLLLDDGTVISHPSLVDHLQENEIPHVSKIGDTVLADAFSNYLSSPEYRSADKYFAVLRSNQEKIDIVFKRHAAGNGYPLILGEYVPETDYLSVLRDAGRHSVLIGLILLGGFTLLSIYISRILSAPILELSHSVERVKNLDFQTGLLNKTKITEIGTTISSFNNMINSLQKNRQANQQLTQQLEDSYLDTLYRLALAAEFKDKDTAGHLDRVSGYSAVIADELGLAPPAIETLRKASILHDVGKLAVPDQILLKKGRLTEEEYAVVKEHTLVGGKILQNPTSPLMATAQVIALSHHERWDGTGYPHGLSGENIPQLGRIVAIADVFDALLSRRSYKAALPFDEAVVIINESSGSHFDPVCVRAFQNRLEEIQMISNSYTSNYCNAEKGIFSAVVQEQLLDNVVGGS; via the coding sequence ATGCTCTTGAAAAAAATATCAATTCGCGCTGCGATTATTTTTACCTTTGTGCCGTTGCTGTGTCTGTCGGTGCTGCTGATTCTTCTTGTCGTCAAAAAAACGTCCGAAGACGGGGTTTATCATATTGCCAAAACAACCATGGCGAAAAACATGGACTGGACGGAACGTTATGTGCAATCCATTATTTTGCCGGCACAGGAAACCGGAGGTTATCTTTCTACGCAGATCGTGGAAAACAGCCATGGACTGACCGATGCCCACCTCATTGATCTGATGCTGGAACGCGTTCGTTATGCGGATCATCTTCATTCGCTTTATATCGGCAAACCGGACGGCACTTTTCTACTGGCCGGTTGGCGGCCTCTTTTTCTGCGCTACGGCAATCCGAAGTGGTTGTATGTCAAACGGGTTTATTTCGCCGGCAGTCACCGACTTGAAGTGGAGCAGTGGGTGGATCCGCACGATCGTAGCCATCGATTGACCCAACCGCCGGTTGAGGCTCTTTATGACCCGCGGGTGAGGCCATGGTTTCGCATGGTGGCAAAGGAGGGACGTGATCAATGGACTCAGCCCTATATCTTTTATATGACCAACAAAGCGGGGATCACGTTTTCATCGCCGATCTTTTCTCCGCAAGGAGACCTGTACGGAATTGTCGGCGCCGATATCAAAATTGACACGGTTTCAGCATTTCTCAATCAGAACCGCTTCAGCGCAAACAGTGTCAACTTTTTGCTTCTTGATGACGGCACGGTGATCTCGCATCCGTCCCTTGTTGATCATCTGCAGGAGAACGAAATCCCTCATGTCTCGAAAATAGGTGATACGGTGCTGGCCGATGCCTTTAGTAACTATTTGTCTTCACCGGAATACCGTAGCGCAGATAAATATTTTGCCGTGCTTCGTTCCAATCAGGAAAAAATCGATATTGTTTTTAAACGACATGCTGCAGGCAATGGCTATCCGTTGATTCTCGGCGAGTATGTCCCGGAGACGGACTATCTCTCGGTGTTGCGCGATGCCGGTCGTCATTCTGTGCTCATCGGCCTGATTCTGCTTGGCGGCTTTACACTGTTGAGTATCTATATTTCGCGGATTCTCTCTGCCCCGATTCTTGAATTGAGTCATTCCGTTGAGCGCGTTAAAAATCTGGATTTTCAAACCGGCCTGTTGAATAAAACCAAAATCACGGAAATCGGCACCACCATCAGTTCTTTCAACAATATGATCAACAGCCTCCAGAAAAATCGCCAGGCGAATCAGCAATTGACGCAACAGTTGGAGGATTCCTATCTGGATACCCTGTACCGACTCGCCCTGGCGGCGGAATTCAAAGACAAGGATACCGCCGGACACCTGGATCGCGTCAGTGGCTACAGTGCCGTCATTGCCGATGAATTGGGATTGGCGCCGCCGGCCATTGAGACGCTGCGCAAGGCGAGTATTTTACACGATGTCGGTAAGTTGGCGGTGCCGGATCAGATTCTCTTGAAAAAAGGGCGCCTGACCGAGGAAGAATATGCCGTTGTCAAAGAACATACGCTGGTGGGCGGCAAAATTCTGCAGAATCCAACTTCGCCGTTGATGGCAACGGCTCAAGTTATTGCTCTGTCGCATCATGAACGCTGGGATGGGACGGGCTACCCTCATGGACTGTCCGGTGAGAATATTCCTCAACTTGGGCGCATTGTTGCCATTGCCGATGTGTTCGATGCCTTGTTGTCACGGCGTAGTTATAAAGCTGCGTTGCCCTTTGACGAAGCTGTCGTCATTATCAACGAATCGTCGGGAAGCCATTTTGATCCGGTCTGTGTTCGTGCCTTTCAGAATAGGTTAGAAGAAATCCAAATGATTTCAAATAGCTATACTTCTAATTATTGCAATGCGGAAAAAGGGATTTTTTCTGCCGTGGTTCAGGAGCAACTGCTGGATAACGTCGTTGGCGGCTCGTAA
- a CDS encoding EAL domain-containing protein, which yields MSLYYMRTLLIRNTPSMLAGLFFVVLSVTSRRLLDLPTSPWTIHLFPLLLGLLLPIAIRRYSSRRRSRILADESHFLRLYHTAPIMLHSMDDHGKILHVSDHWLRVLGYERHEVLGRGINEFFTEESRRRGRDEIHAKLFISGSVKDVPFQMISKQGVIHDILLSATTHYNANGAFLCSQVVMVDMTEKQRDEQRIRQLAYEDTLTALPNRSGLEILLRQALKTSQQDNTPLAVFSLDLDHFKQINDTLGSKVGNQVLEQIAQRLKEHINDRQIVARLGGDEFVVVIPDKTSASALRINADILLKRLSEPLVIHHQELFTSVSIGIAIAPQAGTDVDTLLSNANQAMYQVKRNGRNNYAFFTRQMSEQALQTLQIETDLRRAVENNELELFYQPQICSRNEKVTGVEALIRWRHPSLGLLSPMQFISIAEDSGQIIHIGHWVFRQACHQAQAWKRQGWDDLRVAINISPRQFQDIHFIDKVDAIIEETGIDPTRIELEITETILMDSSQLCLETLTDLKVRGFTIAIDDFGTGYSSLMYLKNFPIDRLKIPREFIMDIENSIDKSCVVEAIIALAQSLKLGLVAEGVETRNQLEFLLERCHCSIQGYYFASPMTLPAVNHYIGENRDQDSSMAASFSTSTASTAAVSS from the coding sequence ATGTCGTTGTATTACATGCGCACCCTGTTGATCAGAAATACGCCTTCAATGCTGGCAGGACTGTTTTTTGTCGTACTGTCAGTGACGAGTCGGCGCCTGCTTGATCTGCCCACCAGTCCGTGGACCATCCACCTGTTTCCACTGTTGCTGGGGCTGCTGCTGCCAATTGCGATTCGGCGCTACAGCAGTCGCCGTCGCAGCCGGATTCTGGCGGATGAGAGCCACTTTTTACGCTTATATCATACCGCACCGATCATGCTGCACAGCATGGACGACCATGGAAAAATTCTCCATGTCAGCGACCACTGGCTGCGCGTTCTCGGCTATGAACGTCACGAAGTTCTCGGCCGAGGCATCAATGAGTTTTTTACCGAGGAGTCGCGTCGGCGGGGGCGCGATGAAATTCACGCCAAACTGTTCATTTCCGGCTCGGTCAAGGATGTTCCCTTTCAAATGATCAGCAAGCAGGGCGTGATTCACGACATCCTGCTTTCCGCCACAACGCACTACAATGCCAACGGCGCTTTTTTGTGCAGCCAGGTTGTTATGGTGGACATGACGGAAAAACAACGCGATGAACAGCGCATCCGCCAGTTGGCTTATGAAGACACCCTCACCGCACTGCCCAATCGCAGCGGGTTGGAAATCCTGTTGCGCCAAGCCCTGAAAACCAGCCAGCAGGACAACACGCCGCTGGCGGTCTTTTCTCTGGACCTGGACCATTTCAAACAGATCAATGATACGCTGGGCTCCAAGGTCGGCAATCAGGTTCTCGAACAGATTGCCCAACGCCTCAAGGAGCACATTAACGACCGCCAGATCGTTGCCCGGCTTGGTGGTGATGAATTTGTGGTTGTGATTCCCGACAAAACCAGCGCATCGGCATTGCGCATCAACGCTGATATCCTGCTTAAACGCCTGAGCGAGCCTCTGGTCATTCATCATCAGGAGCTGTTTACCAGCGTCAGTATCGGCATCGCCATTGCCCCTCAGGCGGGAACCGACGTCGATACGCTGCTCAGCAATGCCAACCAAGCCATGTATCAGGTCAAGCGCAACGGTCGTAACAACTACGCCTTTTTCACCCGCCAGATGTCTGAGCAGGCCCTGCAGACCCTGCAGATTGAAACCGATTTGCGCCGGGCAGTCGAAAACAACGAGCTGGAATTGTTCTACCAGCCGCAAATATGCAGCAGAAACGAAAAGGTCACGGGCGTTGAAGCATTAATCCGTTGGCGGCATCCCAGCCTGGGCCTGTTGTCACCGATGCAATTCATCTCCATCGCTGAGGACAGCGGCCAGATCATCCACATCGGCCACTGGGTGTTTCGCCAGGCCTGTCATCAGGCGCAGGCCTGGAAACGCCAAGGGTGGGATGACTTGCGCGTGGCCATTAACATTTCACCACGCCAGTTTCAGGATATTCACTTTATTGACAAAGTCGATGCCATCATCGAAGAAACCGGTATTGATCCGACACGTATTGAGCTGGAGATTACCGAAACCATCCTGATGGACTCCAGCCAGTTGTGCCTGGAAACTCTGACCGATCTCAAGGTGCGTGGTTTTACCATTGCCATTGACGACTTTGGTACCGGCTACTCTTCTCTGATGTATCTGAAAAACTTCCCGATCGATCGTCTGAAGATCCCCCGGGAGTTTATTATGGACATTGAGAACAGCATCGACAAAAGCTGTGTTGTCGAAGCGATTATCGCTCTGGCCCAATCCCTGAAACTCGGGCTGGTCGCAGAGGGCGTTGAGACCCGCAACCAGCTCGAGTTCCTGCTTGAACGCTGCCATTGCAGCATCCAGGGCTATTACTTTGCCAGCCCCATGACCCTGCCGGCCGTCAACCATTACATTGGCGAAAACCGCGATCAGGACAGCTCCATGGCCGCTTCTTTTTCCACCAGTACCGCCAGTACCGCCGCAGTCAGCTCCTGA
- a CDS encoding TPM domain-containing protein, with protein sequence MAKTHSDEGHDSVMTSTSVSLSEAQQNKIRQAVAQAESTTSGEIVPLILPSAGEYQHVEIRFGALLSMALTLFLLWWIPAAPLWGVAAVMAASYLLGGLVVRITPGLKRFLVGTETLNDTVSEKAFTLFIQQGLHYTRDATGILILVSLFEKRVEILADRGINEKVDQQQWQQAVDTIVEGLHQDTMVDSLCRAIESCGTLLAQHCPQREDDENELPDLIVH encoded by the coding sequence ATGGCGAAGACTCATTCTGACGAAGGACACGACAGCGTTATGACCTCAACTTCTGTTTCACTTAGTGAAGCCCAGCAAAATAAGATTCGCCAAGCCGTGGCTCAGGCCGAATCCACGACCAGCGGCGAAATTGTCCCGCTGATACTTCCGAGTGCCGGAGAGTATCAGCACGTTGAAATCCGTTTTGGCGCGTTGTTGAGTATGGCCCTGACACTGTTCTTATTGTGGTGGATCCCGGCAGCGCCGTTATGGGGGGTTGCCGCAGTGATGGCCGCCAGTTACCTGCTCGGTGGTCTGGTTGTGCGTATAACGCCGGGGCTGAAACGCTTTCTGGTCGGCACGGAGACCTTGAACGACACGGTCAGCGAAAAAGCCTTCACCTTATTCATCCAGCAGGGCCTCCATTATACCCGCGACGCCACCGGCATTCTCATCCTGGTGAGTCTGTTTGAGAAGCGGGTGGAGATTCTCGCCGATCGCGGTATCAACGAAAAAGTAGACCAACAGCAATGGCAACAGGCCGTCGATACCATTGTCGAAGGCCTGCATCAGGACACCATGGTGGATAGCCTGTGTCGGGCGATTGAATCCTGTGGTACACTTTTAGCTCAACACTGTCCACAGAGAGAGGACGACGAGAATGAACTCCCCGATCTCATCGTCCACTAA
- a CDS encoding nucleotidyltransferase family protein has translation MTLRAVGLITEYNPFHNGHAYHARQARERSGADVVVAVMSGHYVQRGQPALVDKWRRAEMALRHGVDVVIELPFPLACNSAPLFARGGVEILNAFAPALDGLCFGSEQGELKPLQELARDWQEQPSDDADACHLRQGKTFPQARGESGSASAIADQPNTILGVAYLRALDDLNSPIEPLTIRRQGHGYHDAGLDGDGFASATGIRQLLREGGTVSGLVPDVAGRSLMEAQERGMMVDDERWFAMLAQACLTPEDRDVSYLAPPGWAERMLEAALHAGTYDELVDAIKARHLTRTRVQRILCHLLSGVDDTLIEQLSRLGTPYLTLLGATTRGEAFLAQARKALDRPVLGNLSRISVRLRQYYAEQPEKLALAQRLVAIEDRMTRLYTLLLPGWPGKSRQWNYYQDALRISSVG, from the coding sequence ATGACCTTACGCGCCGTCGGCCTGATCACCGAGTACAATCCGTTCCATAACGGCCACGCTTACCATGCCCGCCAGGCCCGTGAGCGCAGTGGCGCGGATGTGGTAGTCGCGGTGATGAGCGGTCACTATGTGCAGCGTGGGCAACCGGCCCTGGTTGATAAGTGGCGGCGCGCTGAAATGGCTCTGCGTCATGGGGTCGACGTGGTCATTGAGTTGCCGTTTCCTCTGGCGTGCAACAGTGCGCCGCTGTTTGCCCGCGGTGGCGTGGAGATTCTCAATGCGTTTGCCCCGGCTCTCGACGGTCTGTGCTTCGGCAGCGAGCAGGGGGAGCTGAAACCGTTGCAGGAACTGGCGCGTGACTGGCAGGAGCAACCCTCTGATGACGCAGATGCTTGTCACTTACGACAGGGCAAAACGTTTCCCCAGGCCCGAGGCGAATCCGGCAGCGCATCCGCTATTGCCGATCAGCCCAATACTATTCTCGGTGTTGCCTATTTGCGGGCACTGGATGACCTGAATAGCCCGATTGAACCGTTGACGATTCGTCGTCAGGGGCACGGTTACCATGATGCCGGTCTCGACGGTGATGGTTTTGCCAGTGCCACGGGGATTCGTCAACTGTTGCGCGAAGGTGGCACTGTCAGCGGATTGGTGCCCGACGTTGCTGGAAGGAGTCTGATGGAGGCCCAAGAGCGTGGCATGATGGTCGATGATGAGCGGTGGTTTGCCATGCTCGCCCAGGCCTGTTTGACCCCGGAGGATCGGGATGTGTCCTATCTTGCCCCGCCGGGCTGGGCCGAGCGGATGCTGGAGGCGGCCTTGCACGCCGGGACGTATGATGAACTGGTCGATGCCATCAAGGCTCGCCATTTGACCCGCACCCGTGTCCAACGCATCCTGTGTCATTTGCTTAGCGGTGTGGATGACACGCTGATTGAACAGCTCAGTCGATTGGGCACGCCCTATCTGACCTTGCTCGGTGCGACAACACGTGGCGAGGCCTTTCTGGCACAAGCACGCAAAGCGCTGGATCGTCCGGTGCTGGGCAATCTGTCGCGGATTTCCGTGCGGCTGCGCCAATACTACGCCGAGCAGCCGGAAAAGCTGGCGCTGGCCCAGCGGTTGGTGGCTATTGAAGATCGCATGACGCGCCTTTATACGTTGTTGTTGCCGGGGTGGCCGGGGAAATCGCGGCAGTGGAACTATTATCAGGATGCGTTGCGGATTAGTTCTGTCGGTTGA
- a CDS encoding YkgJ family cysteine cluster protein — MENFDFISYHKQIRHLVKPYLVDFERNSNVEAAMEQLINRVEYDLEQCLTNEDRCRVACRAGCGSCCRVNVAVLRPEAVNIAHYLQQTLSTRELRELKQQMRALCVAISGLDDDERIAVRKNCVFLDEAGSCSIYPVRPLLCRSITSTSAADCREALAMQVFGESKPVLMNLMQKNLMNVAFQGLASAMEDHGLDAHGQELTAAVLAVLVEKEAAMELS, encoded by the coding sequence ATGGAAAACTTTGATTTTATCTCTTATCACAAACAGATACGTCATCTTGTTAAACCGTACTTGGTTGATTTTGAGAGGAATAGTAATGTTGAGGCGGCTATGGAACAGCTGATCAACCGGGTCGAATATGATTTAGAACAGTGTCTTACTAATGAGGATCGCTGCCGGGTCGCTTGTCGGGCCGGCTGCGGCAGCTGCTGTCGGGTGAACGTGGCGGTGTTGCGTCCGGAAGCGGTGAATATTGCCCATTATCTGCAGCAAACGCTAAGTACTCGTGAACTGCGGGAATTAAAGCAGCAGATGAGGGCACTGTGTGTCGCCATCAGTGGGCTGGATGATGATGAGCGCATTGCGGTGCGTAAAAATTGCGTATTTCTCGATGAGGCCGGCAGTTGCAGTATCTACCCGGTTCGCCCGCTGTTGTGTCGCTCCATCACCTCAACCAGTGCCGCGGATTGCCGGGAAGCGTTGGCCATGCAGGTATTTGGTGAATCAAAACCGGTGTTGATGAATCTGATGCAGAAAAATTTGATGAATGTCGCGTTTCAGGGACTGGCCAGTGCCATGGAGGATCATGGTCTGGATGCCCATGGTCAGGAGCTGACTGCGGCGGTACTGGCGGTACTGGTGGAAAAAGAAGCGGCCATGGAGCTGTCCTGA